One Faecalispora anaeroviscerum genomic window carries:
- a CDS encoding MerR family transcriptional regulator, with protein MNTNEVANLTGLSVRTLHHYDAIGLLCPERNPENSYREYSEENLDHLQQILFFKECGFPLSVIRELLENPKFDREQAFQVQQAYLLHEKQRIDTMLNTLLKTRKTWKGEITMTPKEKFEGFDFSKNPYEEEARRRWGDKAVQQYNDALSALGKEGQEKLSHQMEEIFRMLAEYRQLPPDSPEVLEQIGLFYCFLNDNFGYHYSPEAFAGLGQMYVDDLRFTQNIDQYGEGLAAFLAQAMKHYAGTLK; from the coding sequence ATGAACACAAACGAGGTTGCAAATCTGACCGGCCTGAGTGTGCGCACGCTTCATCATTACGATGCAATCGGTCTGCTTTGTCCAGAGCGAAATCCTGAAAACAGCTACCGGGAGTATTCCGAAGAGAATTTAGATCATCTGCAGCAAATCCTGTTCTTCAAGGAATGCGGGTTTCCCCTTTCTGTCATCCGCGAACTGCTGGAAAATCCCAAATTTGACCGGGAGCAGGCATTTCAGGTGCAGCAAGCTTATTTGCTGCACGAAAAACAGCGGATCGACACCATGCTGAATACCTTACTCAAAACACGCAAAACATGGAAAGGGGAAATCACCATGACACCGAAAGAAAAATTTGAGGGCTTCGACTTCTCGAAGAATCCCTACGAAGAAGAGGCACGGCGCCGGTGGGGCGACAAAGCGGTGCAACAATACAACGATGCGCTTTCCGCTCTGGGAAAAGAGGGACAGGAAAAGCTTTCACACCAGATGGAAGAAATCTTCCGAATGCTTGCAGAATACCGCCAGCTTCCGCCGGACTCTCCCGAGGTACTGGAGCAAATCGGATTGTTCTATTGTTTTCTGAACGACAATTTTGGCTATCACTACTCGCCGGAGGCCTTTGCGGGACTGGGACAAATGTATGTGGATGACCTGCGCTTTACCCAAAATATTGACCAATACGGCGAGGGTCTTGCCGCGTTTCTGGCACAGGCCATGAAACACTATGCAGGCACTTTGAAATAA
- a CDS encoding ferredoxin has product MQAKLDRSGCISCGLCAETCPEVFRMADDGVAEVYQEDVPENAEATAVEAQEGCPVSVITVE; this is encoded by the coding sequence ATGCAAGCAAAGCTCGACAGATCGGGTTGTATTTCCTGCGGTCTCTGCGCAGAGACCTGTCCTGAAGTGTTTCGTATGGCAGATGACGGCGTAGCGGAGGTTTATCAGGAGGATGTTCCGGAGAACGCGGAGGCTACTGCCGTGGAAGCACAAGAAGGGTGTCCGGTTTCCGTTATCACGGTAGAATAA
- a CDS encoding tetratricopeptide repeat-containing glycosyltransferase yields the protein MGQYKVCVYAISKNEEQFVDRWMDSVSEADLVIVVDTGSADNTVKQLRERGATVYEEQIIPWRFDEARNLALRYVPEDVDICVSIDLDEIHEPGWREVLESAWSPEYTRAKYPYIWSHRSDGMPDQKYQREKIHRRHNFHWIHPVHEILEFTGEGGENEVWIEELVLHHYPDVTKPRSLYLPLLELSVKENPSDDRAMFWLGREYLYYQKYNSAVETLKEYLKLPTARWNEERSAAMRFIAQSYEQLQDGKAAATWLFRAMEECPAVREPYLGFARLAYGEQNWPMVYAMVKLGLAITKKSGSYLMEPECWGAELYDLGAVSAYYLGLYQKAEDYAETAFQMRPADERLKSNLELIRKTVQEQAG from the coding sequence TTGGGTCAATATAAAGTTTGTGTGTATGCGATCAGTAAAAATGAGGAGCAGTTTGTCGACCGCTGGATGGATTCTGTCAGTGAAGCTGATCTGGTTATTGTGGTCGATACCGGCTCGGCAGATAACACAGTTAAACAGCTTCGAGAGCGCGGAGCGACAGTCTATGAAGAGCAAATCATTCCCTGGCGGTTTGACGAAGCGCGAAACCTTGCGCTTCGCTATGTTCCCGAGGACGTAGACATCTGTGTGTCGATTGACTTGGATGAAATCCACGAACCTGGGTGGAGAGAGGTCTTGGAATCCGCCTGGAGTCCGGAGTATACCCGCGCAAAATACCCGTATATCTGGAGTCATCGTTCCGACGGTATGCCCGATCAAAAATACCAGAGAGAAAAGATTCACCGGCGGCATAATTTTCACTGGATACACCCTGTACATGAGATTTTGGAATTCACCGGAGAAGGCGGAGAAAACGAGGTGTGGATCGAGGAACTCGTTCTTCACCATTACCCGGATGTTACAAAGCCCAGAAGCCTATACTTGCCCTTGCTGGAACTTTCGGTAAAAGAGAACCCATCTGACGACAGAGCTATGTTCTGGCTTGGCCGGGAATACCTGTATTACCAAAAATACAATTCTGCAGTTGAAACGCTGAAAGAATATTTAAAGCTCCCTACGGCAAGGTGGAACGAAGAGAGAAGTGCCGCCATGCGTTTTATTGCGCAGAGCTATGAACAATTACAGGATGGCAAGGCCGCCGCAACATGGCTGTTCCGCGCGATGGAGGAATGCCCTGCAGTGCGCGAGCCTTATCTGGGGTTTGCCAGATTGGCTTATGGGGAACAAAATTGGCCGATGGTATATGCTATGGTGAAGTTAGGGCTGGCGATTACAAAGAAAAGCGGAAGCTACCTGATGGAGCCGGAGTGCTGGGGTGCAGAGCTGTATGATCTGGGAGCTGTCTCCGCCTATTATTTGGGCCTGTATCAAAAAGCGGAGGATTATGCGGAAACGGCCTTCCAAATGCGCCCGGCGGATGAACGGCTGAAATCCAATCTGGAGTTGATTCGGAAAACAGTGCAGGAGCAGGCCGGTTAA
- a CDS encoding methionine ABC transporter permease: MWDNATMQMLLVGIGESLYMTVFSALFGYVIGLPLGILLVISAKDGIRPNAPLYKVLDVIVNITRSIPFLILMVMVIPLTRLIVGTSLGSTAAIVPLTLSAAPFIARMVESSLMEVDKGVIEAAHSMGASDKQIVFKVLLPEAVPALINGATIAIATILGYSATAGFVGGGGLGAIAVNYGYYRYQTGIMLVTVILLVVVVQIFQEIGMRSAGRSDKRKS; this comes from the coding sequence ATGTGGGATAACGCCACGATGCAAATGCTGCTGGTAGGCATTGGAGAATCCTTATACATGACGGTGTTTTCCGCTTTGTTTGGCTATGTGATCGGCCTGCCGCTCGGCATTCTGCTGGTCATCAGCGCAAAGGACGGAATTCGCCCCAACGCTCCGCTTTATAAGGTACTGGACGTGATTGTCAATATTACGCGGTCCATCCCCTTCCTGATTCTGATGGTTATGGTGATTCCTCTGACCCGGTTGATCGTCGGTACCTCACTCGGCTCTACCGCGGCCATTGTTCCGCTGACACTGTCGGCCGCGCCGTTTATTGCGCGCATGGTCGAGTCCTCTTTAATGGAGGTCGACAAGGGTGTGATCGAAGCCGCTCACTCGATGGGCGCATCTGACAAGCAGATCGTTTTTAAGGTACTGCTGCCGGAGGCTGTTCCTGCTCTGATCAACGGGGCAACCATTGCAATCGCCACGATTCTGGGGTATTCTGCAACGGCCGGCTTTGTTGGCGGCGGCGGCCTCGGCGCGATTGCGGTGAACTACGGTTACTATCGCTATCAAACCGGTATCATGCTCGTCACGGTAATTCTTCTGGTGGTTGTGGTGCAGATTTTTCAGGAAATCGGTATGCGCTCTGCCGGGCGGAGTGACAAGCGTAAGTCTTAA
- a CDS encoding TM1266 family iron-only hydrogenase system putative regulator has protein sequence MNRVAVISAILEQPNLCQQEFNQVISSFQGIVKGRMGIPMPEENMAVISLVVISSTDEINSLTGRLGRLEHVTVKTSISKKEVS, from the coding sequence ATGAACCGCGTCGCCGTGATCAGCGCCATTTTGGAGCAGCCAAATCTTTGCCAGCAGGAATTTAATCAGGTGATCTCTTCTTTTCAGGGCATCGTTAAGGGCCGCATGGGAATCCCCATGCCGGAGGAGAACATGGCCGTGATTTCTCTGGTGGTCATCAGCAGCACTGACGAGATCAACAGTCTGACAGGACGCCTCGGCAGACTGGAGCATGTGACCGTTAAGACTTCAATTTCGAAAAAGGAGGTTTCCTGA
- the corA gene encoding magnesium/cobalt transporter CorA codes for MKQEKTSGISEEWPSIEIFDYSVDTCNIFFWDFLSSPRLNSLADIADGHVRWINVDGPCSEGLLNEIGSVFHIHPLAIHNLRNQFQRAKVEEYDGFLSIVTKMIYFTDDILTVEHTNILLGHNYVLTFGDTKGDVFENIRRRIQADMRVRSAGADHLAYLLLDAIVDGYFDALETIGGQIDDLEDSIMEKTTKQHLLQIRTIKKDLLRVNRHIWPLRNVASLMDKESSELIHPETEPYLRDVYNHIVQAIDSTETYRDLLSGLADLHFSNISYRMNEIMKVLTIISTIFIPLTFIVGVYGMNFKYMPELNQPWGYPAIWVVMVAVSIVMLLFFRKKKWL; via the coding sequence ATGAAACAGGAAAAAACATCTGGAATTTCCGAAGAGTGGCCGTCGATCGAGATTTTTGATTACAGTGTGGACACATGCAATATTTTCTTTTGGGATTTTTTGTCCTCGCCTCGGCTGAATTCTCTGGCTGATATTGCAGACGGGCATGTGCGATGGATTAATGTGGACGGCCCATGCAGCGAGGGGCTTTTAAATGAGATCGGCAGTGTTTTTCACATTCATCCGCTGGCGATCCACAATCTTCGCAATCAATTCCAGCGAGCCAAAGTAGAAGAATACGATGGATTCCTTTCCATCGTAACCAAGATGATTTATTTTACAGATGACATCCTGACGGTAGAACACACCAATATTCTGCTTGGTCACAATTATGTTCTTACTTTTGGGGATACTAAGGGGGATGTGTTCGAAAATATCCGCAGGCGCATTCAGGCCGATATGCGTGTGCGCTCTGCGGGGGCCGATCATTTGGCCTATTTGCTGCTGGATGCTATCGTCGACGGTTATTTCGATGCGCTCGAAACGATCGGCGGGCAGATCGACGACCTGGAAGACAGTATTATGGAAAAAACCACGAAACAGCATTTGCTGCAAATCCGCACAATCAAGAAAGACCTTCTGCGGGTCAACCGGCATATCTGGCCGCTGCGCAACGTGGCCTCCCTCATGGATAAGGAATCGAGTGAGCTGATTCATCCTGAAACGGAACCGTATCTGCGGGATGTTTACAATCATATTGTGCAGGCCATCGATTCTACGGAAACTTACCGTGATCTGCTTTCCGGCCTTGCTGACCTGCACTTTTCAAATATCAGCTACCGGATGAATGAAATCATGAAGGTGCTGACGATCATCTCCACTATCTTTATCCCGCTCACTTTTATCGTGGGCGTGTATGGAATGAATTTTAAATATATGCCCGAACTGAACCAGCCGTGGGGGTATCCCGCCATTTGGGTAGTCATGGTTGCCGTCAGCATCGTAATGCTCCTATTTTTTCGAAAGAAAAAATGGCTGTAA
- the hydF gene encoding [FeFe] hydrogenase H-cluster maturation GTPase HydF: protein MEQTQAPRSVSTHIALFGRRNAGKSSLINALTGQNTAIVSDQRGTTTDPVYKSIELFPLGPCVLIDTAGLDDTGELGALRREKSLEVLGRTDIAVYVADAESGLDTEEEDFLRQLRQRGLPVILVWNKSDLNSLPAPEGAIAVSAQTGLGMEQLIQVLSNAKPQQKAPGLLDGLISPGELVLLVTPIDSSAPKGRLILPQQQVLRALLELGVPALVVQPEEIPAALAALSAPPALVITDSQAFAHVAELLPPDMPLTSFSILFARAKGDLSELAAGARAIAALQDGDRILIAEACTHHRQEDDIGKVKIPRWLRQKTGKELHFDFSSGLGYTKQLPEYALVVHCGACMINRSEMLSRIRQAREAEVPIVNYGVLIAYVTGILDRVLQPIPETHIKEGSYA, encoded by the coding sequence ATGGAGCAAACTCAGGCCCCACGATCCGTGAGCACCCATATTGCACTGTTTGGCAGGAGAAATGCCGGAAAATCCAGCCTGATCAACGCGCTCACCGGCCAAAACACCGCCATTGTGTCTGACCAGCGTGGCACGACGACTGACCCCGTGTATAAAAGCATTGAGCTGTTCCCGCTGGGGCCATGTGTACTGATCGACACCGCCGGGCTCGACGACACCGGTGAGCTGGGCGCGCTGCGGCGCGAAAAATCCTTGGAGGTGCTGGGCAGAACGGACATCGCCGTATATGTGGCGGACGCCGAGAGCGGCCTTGACACCGAGGAGGAAGATTTTCTACGGCAGCTCCGACAGCGCGGCCTTCCGGTGATTCTCGTGTGGAACAAAAGCGATTTAAACTCTCTTCCCGCGCCGGAAGGCGCAATTGCGGTTTCTGCTCAAACCGGGCTGGGGATGGAACAGCTGATTCAGGTTTTGTCGAATGCAAAGCCGCAGCAGAAAGCCCCGGGCCTGCTGGACGGTCTTATTTCCCCCGGTGAGCTTGTACTGCTGGTAACGCCGATTGACTCCTCCGCGCCCAAAGGGCGGCTGATTTTGCCCCAGCAGCAGGTGCTGCGTGCTTTGCTCGAGCTGGGCGTGCCCGCTCTGGTCGTGCAGCCGGAGGAAATCCCCGCAGCGCTTGCCGCGCTCTCGGCTCCGCCCGCTCTGGTGATTACCGATTCACAGGCCTTTGCCCATGTGGCGGAGCTTCTGCCACCGGACATGCCGCTGACCTCGTTCTCCATTCTATTTGCCCGCGCCAAGGGCGATCTTTCAGAGCTTGCAGCAGGTGCGAGAGCGATTGCCGCACTGCAAGACGGTGACCGTATCCTGATTGCCGAGGCTTGCACGCACCACCGGCAGGAGGATGATATTGGCAAGGTGAAAATTCCGCGCTGGCTGCGGCAGAAAACCGGAAAAGAGCTGCACTTCGATTTTTCTTCCGGCCTCGGCTACACCAAGCAGCTGCCGGAATACGCGCTCGTTGTACACTGCGGCGCGTGCATGATCAACCGTTCCGAAATGCTCAGCCGCATCCGTCAGGCGCGGGAGGCCGAGGTGCCGATCGTGAACTACGGCGTCCTGATTGCCTATGTGACCGGTATTCTTGACCGCGTGCTTCAACCAATCCCCGAAACTCACATAAAGGAGGGAAGCTATGCGTAA
- a CDS encoding pirin family protein: protein MRRTIRKTVTGSTQYDGAGVRLVRVISRPDVEDFDPFLMLDAFDSTDPADYVKGFPWHPHRGIETVTYLIEGKIEHGDSLGNQGSIDNGCCQWMTAGGGILHQEMPKESTRMLGVQLWLNLPAKDKMTAPTYHDIRAEQVPAVKTESGVTRVIAGSYQGTAGPGKGEFVPMTMLDVALNPGCEWNWTSPATDTVFAYVVRGEGSFAEQNGEIREKHAVLFGEGDELSITAGAKGVRFLVFSGPPLKEPIAWGGPIVMNTRQELQQAFLELEQGTFIKD, encoded by the coding sequence ATGAGAAGAACAATTCGTAAAACAGTTACCGGAAGTACACAGTATGACGGTGCAGGGGTGCGTTTAGTACGCGTGATCAGCCGACCGGACGTAGAGGATTTTGACCCGTTTCTGATGCTGGACGCATTCGATTCCACCGATCCGGCTGATTATGTAAAGGGATTTCCGTGGCATCCGCACCGGGGGATTGAGACGGTCACTTATCTGATCGAGGGCAAGATCGAGCACGGCGACAGTCTCGGCAATCAAGGAAGCATCGATAACGGCTGCTGTCAGTGGATGACGGCGGGCGGTGGAATTCTGCACCAGGAAATGCCAAAGGAAAGCACCCGCATGCTGGGGGTGCAGCTTTGGCTGAACCTGCCGGCCAAGGATAAAATGACGGCGCCGACCTATCATGATATTCGTGCGGAGCAGGTGCCGGCGGTTAAAACCGAGTCGGGCGTCACCCGTGTGATTGCCGGCAGCTACCAGGGTACGGCCGGCCCCGGGAAAGGTGAATTCGTCCCGATGACGATGCTGGATGTCGCCCTGAATCCCGGCTGTGAATGGAATTGGACGAGTCCTGCGACGGATACGGTGTTTGCTTATGTGGTGCGCGGCGAAGGGAGCTTTGCGGAGCAAAACGGAGAGATCAGGGAAAAGCACGCGGTTCTGTTCGGTGAGGGAGATGAGCTTTCCATTACGGCAGGAGCGAAGGGAGTGCGTTTTCTGGTGTTTAGCGGCCCTCCGCTGAAGGAACCGATTGCCTGGGGCGGTCCGATCGTGATGAACACCCGCCAGGAGCTGCAGCAGGCTTTTCTGGAACTGGAACAAGGTACCTTCATAAAAGATTGA
- a CDS encoding GlsB/YeaQ/YmgE family stress response membrane protein: MGIITWIVLGALAGWIASMIVGKNSEMGAFANVCIGVAGAFIGGFIFNMITGVGFTGFNIWSLVVATIGSIILLLIINLFQKTKHDHVDQPINR; the protein is encoded by the coding sequence ATGGGCATTATTACATGGATTGTATTAGGTGCATTAGCAGGATGGATAGCAAGTATGATAGTTGGTAAAAATTCAGAAATGGGGGCATTTGCAAATGTGTGCATCGGTGTTGCCGGTGCGTTTATAGGAGGGTTCATATTTAACATGATTACCGGTGTAGGATTTACCGGATTTAATATTTGGAGCTTAGTTGTAGCAACAATAGGATCAATCATTTTGTTGTTAATTATTAATCTCTTTCAGAAAACAAAACACGATCATGTCGATCAACCAATCAATAGATAA
- a CDS encoding M48 family metallopeptidase codes for MKPEYTLIRSSRKTLSLEITRDAAVVVRAPKRCPQSEIDLFVTQREDWIHSALKRQRCRMEQHPEPSAAEREQLICRAKEILPERVAYYANLMELHPTGLTITGAVSRFGSCSPKNRLCFSWRLMQYPMPAVDYVVVHELAHIRHKNHGKDFYALVQSVLPDYRERWQLLKK; via the coding sequence ATGAAACCGGAATACACCCTGATCCGCTCCAGCCGCAAGACGCTTTCGCTGGAGATTACACGTGACGCCGCGGTGGTGGTACGCGCCCCCAAACGCTGCCCGCAGAGTGAAATCGACCTGTTTGTAACGCAGCGGGAGGACTGGATTCATTCTGCGTTGAAACGGCAGCGCTGCCGCATGGAGCAGCACCCGGAACCGAGTGCCGCGGAGCGCGAACAGCTGATTTGCCGCGCGAAAGAAATCCTGCCGGAACGGGTAGCCTATTATGCCAACCTGATGGAGCTTCACCCTACCGGTCTTACCATCACCGGGGCCGTTTCCCGCTTTGGCAGCTGCAGCCCTAAAAACCGGCTCTGCTTTTCCTGGCGGCTGATGCAATACCCCATGCCGGCTGTAGATTACGTAGTGGTTCACGAGCTGGCACATATTCGCCATAAAAACCATGGAAAGGATTTTTATGCACTGGTACAATCCGTACTGCCGGATTATCGGGAGCGCTGGCAGCTGCTCAAGAAATAG
- a CDS encoding MATE family efflux transporter, whose protein sequence is MILLHSKTLIIIKQQLSCLMEKHLSGKSIHSQQVLALALPIFLEQAFILGINFFNTALISTAGVAAISAVNMVDSLNLLMTTVLVAVATGGTVVVAQYQGSHNQEMVSRSTEQTVAAVPLLALGLALVLIVLRDPILWLLFGSAEADVFSNARLYLMGSVLSYPAFGLYQGCVCCLRGVGRTRPALALTLINNVSYIIVNTLLISVFHWGVVGIAVGLNVARGLGAVCSLFFLTRLDDTLHFQYKGALRLNKDILRRIMYIGLPFAAEQVFFNGGKLLTQTYIVALGTLAITSNAICWSIIMVLQIPSNTISQVAVTVIGQCMGQRQVDDSRKFIRTFLVLSSVCYVIMLLIIQPLLPGLIGIFNPPEQIIAEIQRIVMVTAIAMPFVWSPSFIIPASIRAAGDAKFSSVVSLFCMWGLRVAGGGLLALPLGFGLIGIYLAMIVEWAIRAGIFLFRVKGNKWYAHHLID, encoded by the coding sequence GTGATTTTGTTGCACAGCAAAACGCTTATCATCATAAAACAGCAGCTCTCTTGCCTGATGGAAAAGCATCTTTCTGGAAAGAGCATTCACTCCCAACAGGTTCTGGCACTGGCTCTGCCTATCTTTCTGGAGCAGGCTTTTATTCTTGGCATCAACTTTTTCAACACGGCCCTCATTAGCACCGCAGGCGTGGCTGCCATTAGTGCCGTAAACATGGTAGATTCGCTGAACCTACTGATGACGACGGTTCTGGTGGCGGTAGCCACGGGCGGCACGGTAGTGGTAGCGCAGTACCAGGGCAGCCATAATCAAGAGATGGTATCGCGCTCCACTGAACAAACGGTAGCTGCGGTTCCTCTTTTGGCGCTTGGCCTGGCTCTGGTGCTGATTGTACTTCGCGACCCGATTTTGTGGCTGCTGTTCGGCAGCGCCGAAGCAGACGTTTTTTCAAACGCACGGCTGTATCTCATGGGCAGTGTTCTTTCTTACCCTGCATTTGGCCTATACCAGGGCTGCGTCTGCTGCCTGCGCGGCGTGGGACGTACCCGCCCCGCCCTAGCGCTGACTTTAATTAACAATGTATCGTATATTATTGTAAACACTCTTCTTATTTCCGTATTTCACTGGGGTGTCGTCGGCATTGCGGTAGGACTGAATGTTGCGCGCGGCCTTGGCGCGGTTTGTTCGCTTTTCTTCCTCACCCGCCTGGACGACACACTTCATTTTCAGTATAAGGGCGCTTTACGCCTAAATAAGGATATTTTAAGACGGATCATGTATATCGGTCTTCCCTTTGCCGCGGAGCAGGTGTTTTTTAACGGAGGCAAGCTGCTAACTCAAACATATATTGTCGCTCTGGGCACTCTGGCGATTACCTCGAATGCCATCTGCTGGTCGATCATCATGGTTTTACAAATTCCCAGTAACACCATCAGCCAAGTTGCGGTAACGGTCATCGGCCAGTGTATGGGTCAGCGCCAGGTAGATGATTCCCGCAAATTTATACGGACTTTTTTGGTGCTCTCGAGCGTATGCTACGTGATTATGCTGCTGATCATACAGCCGCTTTTGCCCGGCCTAATCGGTATTTTCAATCCGCCAGAACAAATCATTGCAGAAATCCAGCGCATTGTGATGGTAACTGCGATCGCCATGCCCTTTGTGTGGTCGCCCAGCTTTATCATTCCGGCTTCCATCCGCGCAGCGGGTGATGCCAAATTCAGCTCGGTTGTTTCCCTGTTCTGTATGTGGGGACTGCGCGTGGCAGGCGGTGGGCTGCTGGCGCTCCCGCTTGGTTTCGGGCTGATCGGCATTTATCTTGCAATGATTGTGGAGTGGGCGATCCGTGCCGGGATTTTCCTGTTCCGAGTAAAAGGCAACAAATGGTACGCACATCACTTGATTGATTAA
- a CDS encoding arsenate reductase family protein has product MDRLFVCYPKCTTCQKAERWLKEHGIAAEMRNIKEQNPSQEELTRWFRASGLPLKKFFNTSGMVYREMELSKKLPGMSEEEQLALLSTDGMLVKRPILTDGNTVLVGFHEKEWEQALLK; this is encoded by the coding sequence ATGGACCGTTTATTCGTATGCTACCCTAAATGCACAACCTGCCAAAAGGCCGAGCGCTGGCTCAAAGAGCACGGGATCGCCGCCGAGATGCGGAATATTAAGGAGCAAAACCCGTCACAGGAGGAGCTGACGCGGTGGTTCCGCGCTTCGGGTCTACCTTTGAAAAAATTCTTCAATACCAGTGGAATGGTTTACCGTGAAATGGAGCTTTCAAAAAAGCTGCCGGGCATGAGCGAAGAGGAACAGCTGGCGCTCCTTTCCACAGATGGAATGCTGGTCAAGCGGCCGATTCTGACAGACGGAAACACAGTGCTGGTCGGTTTTCATGAAAAAGAATGGGAGCAGGCCTTGCTAAAATAA
- a CDS encoding MetQ/NlpA family ABC transporter substrate-binding protein, whose amino-acid sequence MKKILSVLLVAALSVSALAGCSNGSSASSAAAASESTSSTAALQTIKIGASPTPHADILKKANELLKAKGYQLDIQEFNDYVQPNLALENKELDANYFQHITYLNDFNKEKGTHLVSAGDIHYEPFGIYAGKTKSLDALKDGATVAVPNDTTNEARALLLLQDQGLIKLKDGAGITATKNDITENKKNLKIQEIEAAQTARSLPDVDFAVINGNYAIAGGLKVSDALASESNTSLAATAYVNVIAVREGEENNEGIKALVAVLRSDDIKKYINDTYAGAVVPAK is encoded by the coding sequence ATGAAAAAAATTCTTTCTGTTTTGTTGGTTGCAGCCCTTTCTGTTTCTGCTCTGGCAGGCTGCTCCAACGGTTCTTCTGCCAGCAGTGCGGCTGCTGCTTCTGAGTCCACTTCTTCCACCGCGGCATTGCAGACCATTAAGATTGGTGCATCCCCCACGCCCCACGCAGATATTCTGAAGAAGGCTAACGAACTGCTCAAGGCCAAGGGTTACCAGCTCGATATTCAGGAATTCAACGACTACGTGCAGCCCAACTTGGCACTGGAGAACAAAGAGCTGGACGCCAACTACTTCCAGCACATCACCTACCTGAATGACTTCAATAAGGAAAAAGGCACTCACCTTGTTTCCGCAGGAGATATTCACTATGAGCCCTTCGGCATTTATGCCGGCAAAACCAAGTCTTTGGATGCACTGAAGGATGGCGCCACCGTTGCTGTGCCGAACGATACCACCAATGAAGCCCGCGCACTCCTGCTTCTGCAGGATCAGGGTCTGATTAAGCTCAAGGACGGTGCAGGAATCACTGCTACTAAAAATGATATTACCGAGAACAAAAAGAACCTGAAAATTCAGGAAATCGAAGCAGCGCAGACTGCCCGCTCTCTGCCCGATGTTGACTTTGCCGTCATCAACGGCAACTATGCCATCGCCGGCGGCCTGAAGGTTTCTGACGCGCTTGCCTCCGAATCCAACACCTCTCTGGCCGCTACCGCTTACGTAAATGTGATTGCGGTACGCGAGGGTGAAGAGAACAATGAGGGCATTAAAGCTCTGGTAGCCGTTCTGAGAAGCGATGACATTAAGAAATATATCAATGACACCTACGCAGGCGCTGTTGTTCCTGCCAAATAA
- a CDS encoding YwbE family protein has protein sequence MDGTQRKNIVIGAWVDVVQKQDQRTGRLTRGQVARLLTKSPSHPHGIKVMLESGIVGRVQQVIEEKEEA, from the coding sequence ATGGATGGAACGCAAAGAAAAAATATTGTGATTGGGGCATGGGTGGACGTTGTCCAAAAGCAGGATCAGCGAACGGGTCGGCTTACTCGTGGGCAGGTTGCGCGCCTGCTGACAAAAAGCCCGAGCCATCCCCATGGCATCAAAGTAATGCTGGAATCCGGTATTGTCGGACGGGTACAGCAGGTGATAGAAGAGAAGGAGGAAGCGTAA